The following is a genomic window from Gigantopelta aegis isolate Gae_Host chromosome 5, Gae_host_genome, whole genome shotgun sequence.
GTCCCGTAACTGCCCTCCCCCACGCCCATTTGAAGaactatttttaattattactaaaaaaaatttaattattattcatccACGATATACCACACCAAATTGTCTTTCAAACACTTGTGTCAGAatcttatattaaaaaaaaacaaaaaaaacggaGAGCATACCCATAAGCGTGCGAGATGGCTGGTcgagggggaggaggagggggggtGGAGCAAATTCTGAAATTCGGGCGAAAATGATGACGACCCTGGATTAGAGGGTGTCCTTGTAAATGGCCATAACCACTAACTATGAAGGCAAAAGATCACCAACAAGATtaaaattcaacaatatttatttaacaataaccTCAAATTACATTCGCAGTTGAACTGTATGTTCACTGattcatttagtaataaaattcacataaataattgaataaacatGGCTAAGTTACTTTCAGGCTTTGAAATATACCACAATtcttaaattactttaaaagaCTGAGTCTTATTCACCTGAAACAGGTAAGTtgcttaataataattattcctaATATACTAAGTCTCCAACGTTATGATATACACAAACTTAATTTTGGACCAAGAACATCAATATCAGCAAGAATATACACTTTAAATACTTTGTCTGGGTACACAGACCTACTTCCACTACATGGGCATCTCTCTAACTCAATCCCTCTATATAATATGCCTTAAACTTTGCCACATAAAAACCACAACACCCGGGGCATACACCTCTTTTGTGTAATGGGTGCTGTCTATCTCCCTAAAttctatgaataataaataccgAAAATAATACCCTttaatctttattaattatctaatCATTAAGGTTGTGAGTTTGGTCTCTACAAGTTATCCCaataacatacacatgtaaaacCCGTATAATTTAGTATTCTGTTAATAAACCCAACCCACCTATCGGGGCGAACGTCTGACCGAAACTGACAAATCATTGCGGGATTCGTATTTATACCCCCGCCAAAATCCAGCAATACTGGTTAATATCCAACACTGCAGAATTATGCATTCCGCAAAACGGGGTAAAATCCAGCAGTGCGGGGTACAATCCTGCATTGCAGAATTTGTAAATCCCGCAGTGCGGGTTAGAAaaccaatgacgtcatttactaCTGGCTAACGTCATTAGGCCCTACAGGCCTTTATACCTTAATTACTATGCTATAATGGGAacgaaataaatacaattaagcatatatacacaaataaatataagttcCATATCCATTCCGAATTAGATATAAGTTACATTAGTAATATCtgaaattactaatatttacCTAACTCACACAGTGTGACAGACGTCAAAAATAGCATTGACAAAAACCCGGAAGTAACTCTCAAAAAATCCAGAACGAGGCTCGTACAAAAGCATGGCTTCGATCTTTTTACATTTGCGGCTGTATAAAAATGCCAATTTAACAACTTAATAACACTTGATAAGGTAAGTTATCTGTGACTACTGATAATATAAACACTAATGATTAAGTGTATAAATGTTATACGATAAACAAGGCCTTGTTTTATTGACCCGGCGCATAGAATTGCGCTgttcaatgtaaacaaatatagactACGATGCACGTTGGCgctaaaacaaaacgaacttgaaTTATAGCTTAAtaatttatagaaaataatttactGGCAATATCGTAATCCCGGATTCTCACATTACCCTCTGCTTAAACGTTTAAGCGTCCTCGCAAACGCACATAACTTGAAATAATTCATCTATCATTAAAAGAGCCAACTGTGCACTTCATTTAGAATATCACACCTTGCATCAAAATTCAGTCTATATTTGTGGATAATACATTCCATATGCCCTAATTcactgatattattatatgcataatatacattatgtatCTCTCTTTATATTACAGATCAACCACAATCTTGACAAAAATTGACCAAAAAAATTGACGGAAAACAGATGGTTGAAATTAATTgtgaacagtaaaaaaaaataattaactgcCGATTGCCATCTCTGGTCATGCTCGTCACCTCGTTGGTCGTTCGGGCATCCTGACCTCCTGGCATCCTTCCCATCCTTTTCTACTCAATTCTTCCGCCCTTCCATGCCTCTCTGATATCTTATCTTTAACTTACATACATAACtgcacattaaaaacatttcttttatgaTAGTCAGTTATTTCTTTGTCTTataatacttataataataataattaattggaGACATGAAAATATATCAACATTTTGTGATGAAAGAATATTCTTGTTTTAAACCATATCTGCTACATAACTAACTATACAATTGGTAATGATACTGATGTTACGTCCGCTGTGGCCGCTCGTGCCTCCAATGTCGTCTGTCGTCGATGTCCCTCTCTCTGTTCTCCTTTCCCCAGTCTCTTCTTCCATTCAGTTCTCTCACTCCGGtctctctgttctctctctccttctctgtaactctcctttctctctccgtctctcttcTCTGCCTCTccatctctcttctctctctctctgtctctcttctctctctctctcttctttcctCTCGCTCCTCTTTCACCAGCTCGTTCTGTTGCCTAATTGCAGCTGTTAGGTCGTCGATGGCTTTAGCAAATATTATCATTTGCTCCCTGTTATCCCTGACTATTTCCACGACCGCCTGTGTCAATTTTACCATTTGATCTCTACAGCTATCTGATGAAGCAGAAGACTCGGGAGATCTCGAccgtgaccttgaccgtgacctCGACTGGGACCTGGAATGTCTTTTCTGAGTTTCCTCGACAGCTGGTGGAATAATCGCTGAAGGTGGCTCCTGGATCTCCGCTGGGGAGTTTAAAAAACTCCATAATGACAAGTTGTCTGGCATAGCTTCGACCACTGTCACTTCAGTTGCTGAAGGTTCCGATGTTGTGGTGGTGACTGGTGCTGCTGTTGGGACACATATGGCCGTCACTGGCTGAGGTGCTGGCAATGGTTGGACAGCTTTAGAAACAgtgttgtttttaaatcgtTGACCTGCCCTTTGTTGCCACAGACTATTGGACTCATCAGCTGACAACCGCTCCATGTCGAGGCCATCTGCTACTATATACGGACAAGTAGATTCCTTCAAGTGGATTGCCTCATCCACCTCTTCTCCACTTTCCTCCGCTCTTCTCACCCTGTCTATGTGGTCTTTGTACGCAGACACATGCGTTGCCAGCTGCTCCAACTTCATGCATCTAAAGGTGCATAAAGTACAAAAATATGGTGATTGGTCAAGAGGTAGATGCATCTTGTAGATGTGGGAAATTACTTTTCCCCTCTCTCCCACGAAGTCATCTCCCTTTAAACATCGATACGCCCTTCCTCTCTTTGGTGGCAACTTGACTTGAGCCTGCATGACTAAATAATTTCCTGTAATTTAAGaagtaaaaggaaaaaaaaaccctgttaatTAAATACGTGCGTACCTCTAACTAATTGTGTATGCGACTTATGTTACCAACATGCATTCCAACATGTATTCGGCACATCACTATTTTAGACTTTTAAGCACCTTACTTATCCACCTGGGCCTGTATTCACTGGTGAATGGCTTCAGCTTATTGTGGTGTATTACTTTCTGCCTACCTTCAGCATCGAACTGAACTATGTAATCGAGTGCATTCAGTCTTTTAACCACAACTGCTGGACCGCTGTAAGGCATTTGGAGTTTTGGGCATACTCCCTCTCTTCTGTGCTCATGAAGATACCATACTAGGTCTCCTTGGCTATACCGATGAAGACTTTGTTTTATATCATATGTTTCTTTTTGCCTCTTGGCTGACGCTTTCAAATGCTCTCTGGCTATCTCATGCGCCTTTTGCATGTTTCTTTTCAGCATTTCTACATATTGGCCATATGATGACACAGTTTCACCGATGAGTGAGGTACCACTGCCGAATGCTATTTCCGCTGGGATTCTCACTTCACGTCCCAACATCAAGAGATTGGGTGTTAGGCCTGTGCTCTCGTGTGGGGTTGATCTATATGCAGCTGCTAAACAACCTAAGTGCAGATCCCAATCCGTTTGTTCACCCTGCAGATATGCTCGTATCATCCGGACCAgagttttgttgaaattttctgtctgtccattacAGCGGGGATTACGTGGCGATGTTCTCGTCTTCCTAACTTCTAGCAGTTTACAAAGTTCTTTGAATATAGCACTTTCATAATTTCCCCCCTGGTCGCTATGTAAATCCAGAGGGTACCCGTATCTAGAAATAACTTCGTTGAGTATCATCCTAGCCGCGGTTTCTGCACTTTGGTCTGGTACTGCGAAAACTTCAACCCACTTGGTGAAGCTATCAGTTACAACTAAAATGTATCTGTTTCCTCTTGGAGTCCTAGGTAATGGTCCCAGGAAATCCGTAGCAATCCGATCTAGCGGTGCTCCCACTTGCATATTTCCTAATGGGGCTCTCGGTGTCCTGTTAGGTGGCTTATTGGCCCCACAAGTCTCACACTGCAAAATCCAGTTGTTCACATCTTCTCGCACTTTAAACCAATAATAACGAGCGAGAAGTTTCCCTTTGGTCTTTTTCCTGCCCAAATGACCAGACATTATCCCATTGTGCATCTGATACAAAATCTCCTTCCTCATATCTCTTGGCACAATATACTGTAACCTCTCTGTACAGTCTTTGTCACTATATTTCCGGAACAGCATTCCCTGTTTCATTACCAAGCTGTCCCAATACACCAAATAGTGTCTGCTAGCAGGGCTGGCTGTACAAGCCTCGTGACCAGTAGGTCGTCTCCCTTGCTCCATCCACTCAATAATGGGTTTCAAATCCGCATCGCTCAGTTGCTTACGTCGCAACTCACTTGAACCCATAATCTGCATCCACGGAAACCAGTTATTCCTCAGTTCTCTCTTTCCTCCCTTGTAGAAACTCTTCTACAGAACTCTTCAACTCTGTGTGTTGGGTAGCGTAAATAGTTCATCAGCCAACCAGTTGCTTTCACTGCTAACCCTCTGCTTAGCTTGAACATATCCCGTTTCTTCATAAGCTTCTTGTACACATACTCGAGTCCTTTTCTCGAGCCCACATACCATTCTCCCACGGTTTCTGTGACAGGGGTTACACTACTGGTATGACCTGGAACAAAAACGCTAATCATGCATAAAATCATGATTACCAATGGAGATATCAACTTTCGCAGATACCATTTCGGGTTTTTCATTACCCCGGCTCCACGATCGAAGTAAACACTCTGTCGTATTTTTAGTGAAGATGACAAAGTACTCTGCATGTCATCAGCCCTCTTTTGACACTTTTTACAGGGACCACATTTCAATTGTTCTGTTAACCCTGCCTCAGCACAATCACAATCATCGTGATTCGGACATCTCGACATACTATCTGCATTGCCATGGTGAGCTCCACTGCGAAATTCTATTTTATAGTCGTAGGCAGATAGTATTTCTATCCAACGGGCTATCCGTCCCTTTGGTTCTTTGAAGTTCATCAACCATTTAAGAGCTTGATGATCAGATCGAATTACAAACTCTTTCCCTAACAAATAGTGGTGAAAGTATTCTACAAAATACCTAACTGCCAACAATTTCTCTATCTGTGACACAATAATTTCTTTCTGATTTGCACAGTGTTCGGCTAGCATAAGCTATTACTTTTTCTTGATTATTTTGAACTTGGGATAGCACTGCGCCTATTGCAACATCTGATGCATCGGTATCCAATATGAATTTACCGTCACCAGCAGGGCTCGACATTATGTCAGGACTTGTAAGTGCTCCTTTCAATGTATTAAAAGCTATTTGACACTTCTCTGTCCAAATTAAACTGCTATCATCTTTAGTGAGATCGAACAGTGGTTTGGCGATTTTGGAAAAATCTTTGATAAAACGACGGTAATAAGAACAGATACCGAGGTATTGTTTCACTTCCTTCGCGTTACTAGGTTCTTTCCATTGAAGAATCTTGGCAACGTTATTTGGGTCTGGCTTCACCCCATCTGCAGAGACTTTGTGCCCCAGAAATGTGACTTCTGATTTCAGCAACATGCATTTTTCAGGTTTTAATTTCAAGTTGGCTGCTCGAAGTCGGCTCAGTACTAACTTCAACCTTCTTAGATTTTCCCATTCATCAGCAGCTGGTATTACACAATCATCCACATACAACATACAGCATGACCACTGCAATCCCTTCAGCGCCAACTCCATGACTCTCTGGAATGTTGCACCTGCTGTTTTTAGACCCATTGGCATTGTGACAAATTCAAACAACCCGTGTTTGCTGATAAAAGCTGTCTTTGGAATATCTTCTTCTCTGAGTGGTATTTGATAGTAGCCTGCAGTTAAATCTAATGTACTAAATACTTTACAACCTGCCACCGTATCTAAACATTCTGCAATCTTCGGCAAAGGAAAAGCATCTGCTTCAGTCAGTGTATTCAGTCTTCTATAATCAATGCAAGTACGGACTTCTCCAGACTTTTTCCGCACCAGGACCAATGGTGAACTCCAAGGGGAACTACTCTCGCGTATAACACCTTGTAACTTAAGCTTATCGATGGCTTTCTTTTCTTCATGTGCATATGCCAGGGGTACTCGGCGAGGTGGTTGCTTCACTGGTCTCGATTCACCTGTACGAATAGTGTGTTCCGCTAAGTTTGTTCTACCGAGGTCATTATCGTCTTTGGAAAATGCGTCTGTATATTCTATTAGCAGTTTTGCAAGTTCTGCACGAACATCTATTTCTTTTCCTTCAATGGAATCAAAGTACAATTTCATCAAGTGCTCTGGGATTCCTTTTTCTAAATctcttttctgtttattttcagtttccGAAGTGTTGATCTTTTCACTTGACTCTTTGCCTATCAAAAGTTTATTTCTACTTGAGATTGTTGTATTTTCAGAGatatttctgtatgttatcCTGCGAACTCGTTTAGTATTGCCGACCTCATTCATGTTTTCCATTTCCAGAACTGTTTCGCTAACTGCATCGGATGAAATTTCTTCCGCTGTTCCAATGATTGTGTCttgtttgattgaaacatagGTATAGAAAGGATTCATCACTCTGATTTTGACGGTGGAATCACGATTTAAATCGGCAAGGCTAGTTGCTAATACAACGTTgtgattttcattaaaattttgAGTTGGCTCAATTATAACTTCACATGTCTTTTTGCTATCATCAATTTCAGTTCGGTCCACCAATGCATCAATAATTCTTTCTGTCATTGGTTCAATGATGAAGTGATCTGCTGCTCGTACTTTTCTCACACCAGTGTTCTCTGATCGGACACATGAAATTTCTTCGCCGCtcagtacaattttattttgactCAGGATTATATCTGCTGGTTTTCCACCTATGCCTTTTAGTATATCCATACCAATCAAAGCATCATCAGCAATGTCTGCGATCGCAACACACCTATGCAGGATGAGTGGACCTAGCTGTATCTTCAAAGTACACTTTCCGTAATTGCGCAGTGACTCCCCACCAGcatgtgtaagtttaattgtcTTCCCTAAGTGCGGCCTCATTGCAGGATCTATTCTGTCAAATATTCTCtttgatattaatgttttgtctGCCCCTGTATCAATGATAAACTTGACTTTTATGTCTTGGACACTGCCCTCAACTTGAATATCCCATGGTGTAGGTGTTTCTCGCCGAATTGTTACATTATCTTTTGGGTCTATTTTCTCGAGAACCAACTTTCGACCCCTTGAGTTGGTCCATTGTAGTTTAAAGCATTTGTTTCGTCACCTGCCTCGCCTGCTACTTTAATGTTCTTGATGTGTTCGCTGTTTGTTCGATCTCTGTGCGGACAATTTCTTATGAAATGTGATATTTCACCACAATGATAACATCCATTTTGTCTTGTTTGTCGTCTCCTCCATCCTTCATCGTGGAATTGAGACTTCTGGTTAAAATGTTTCTTATATCCCTGACTTCCATGTTCTTTTGTGCATCTATTTAATTCATATTGCAAAGCTTGGATATCCCTCTTCATTTGTTGCATTTCTTCATTCTCGCTTTTGTATTCATGTTCTTTCTGGGTTGTTTTGCTCATATCTAACTCTGCTGGCTTTGTaattaatctatttttatttgaaattccGGTTCGAGCAATTCGATTTTCTAAATCATCTGAATTTGCCTCTTCCTCACTTAAGTCTGACTTGTCATGCATCCGCATAACCTGGTTATATCTGTATTCTCTATTTTTGTGCTCTTTAGACCCTGGTTTCATTTCTTGAAAATTTACCATCTCGAAGACTGCTTCGTCAATATCGGTGGGTTCCTTCACGTACTCAACATGAAACCGTGCTTTCTCGTCATCAACTCCATCAAGAAATTTTCTGACAAGATCTTCTGCCCTTGTCTCAGAGTCTCGCCTTGGATAGGCTTTGTCGTAGAGCCGTTTCAGTTCTGCTGCATATTCTTCTACCTTTTCTCCAGATTTCTGCCGGCGTCGACTGAACTGTGTCTTAAAACTCTTTGAGGTCTCAATAGCTCTGAAGCGGTTGTTTAGTTCGCGGCATAAATCTTTATAGTTTCTCCTCTTGTCCTGGGGTAATTGTCCAAAAACAAAATCGCCAGCTTGACCTTGTAACCGTGGTAGCATTTCGTCAAGTCTTCTATTATTCGACCAATTCTGTCGTGTTGCAATCTCTTGAAATCGATTGAACCAAACATTCCAAGCTTCACGACCTGAAAACGGTGGTAATTTGGAGTAAGAACCTCTTGCTTCGGGGGTAATTCTAGGTGTATTTGTTTCAGATTCTGATTCGATGTCTGATTCATGTTCATTGACGAGAAATGATCCGTGTCGCCTGTGCCCTGGGTGTGTTCTTTGTTCACCAACTGCGCTTGCAAGCTGCGAAACAGTTTCTTGCATTGTTCTCATCTGATTCATCAGTAGATCCATATCTCTATGTTGATGTGACTGCCAGTTCGAGCTACATCCATTCTGTGTGTCATCTCGAATACCTTGTGACATCCTTGGAGAAGTATCTATCACACTGAATGTATTCTCATTAATGTCAGATACTCCATCATCTCTTGTATTGCCAGACTGCGACACATCTCGATTACATTGCTCTGATTCAATACACAATGAACCCGAATTCATGGGGCACACTTTTTGGGACTTTGACCttgtcattatattattatctttAAGAGACATTGCTACTTTAATACTGACTTTATTTTCCCCAATGTATTTAAGTCTCGTTACTACAATGTTCCTTTGCCTTCaagaaaataatgcaaatacTCAGGAAGAATGACcatttacaattaaaattattttaaacctgAGGTTCGAATCGCTGGatgtgacaattaaaaaaattaatttaacacatcccacttctgacaccagAAAATGTGACGACCCTGGATTAGAGGGTGTCCTTGTAAATGGCCATAACCACTAACTATGAAGGCAAAAGATCACCAACAAGATtaaaattcaacaatatttatttaacaataaccTCAAATTACATTCGCAGTTGAACTGTATGTTCACTGattcatttagtaataaaattcacataaataattgaataaacatGGCTAAGTTACTTTCAGGCTTTGAAATATACCACAATtcttaaattactttaaaagaCTGAGTCTTATTCACCTGAAACAGGTAAGTtgcttaataataattattcctaATATACTAAGTCTCCAACGTTATGATATACACAAACTTAATTTTGGACCAAGAACATCAATATCAGCAAGAATATACACTTTAAATACTTTGTCTGGGTACACAGACCTACTTCCACTACATGGGCATCTCTCTAACTCAATCCCTCTCTATATAATATGCCTTAAACTTTGCCACATAAAAACCACAACACCCGGGGCATACACCTCTTCTGTGTAATGGGTGCTGTCTATCTCCCTAAAttctatgaataataaataccgAAAATAATACCCTTTaatctttattaatatataaatcattAAGGTTGTGAGTTTGGTCTCTACAAGTTATCCCAATAACATACACATATGTAAAACCCGTATAATTTAGTATTCTGTTAATAAACCCAACCCACCTATCGGGGCGAACGTCTGACCGAAACTGACAAATCATTGCGGGATTCGTATTTATACCCCCGCCAAAATCCAGCAATACTGGTTAATATCCAACACTGCAGAATTATGCATTCCGCAAAACGGGGTAAAATCCAGCAGTGCGGGGTACAATCCTGCATTGCAGAATTTGTAAATCCCGCAGTGCGGGTTAGAAaaccaatgacgtcatttactaCTGGCTAACGTCATTAGGCCCTACAGGCCTTTATACCTTAATTACTATGCTATAATGGGAacgaaataaatacaattaagcatatatacacaaataaatataagttcCATATCCATTCCGAATTAGATATAAGTTACATTAGTAATATCtgaaattactaatatttacCTAACTCACACAGTGTGACAGACGTCAAAAATAGCATTGACAAAAACCCGGAAGTAACTCTCAAAAAATCCAGAACGAGGCTCGTACAAAAGCATGGCTTCGATCTTTTTACATTTGCGGCTGTATAAAAATGCCAATTTAACAACTTAATAACACTTGATAAGGTAAGTTATCTGTGACTACTGATAATATAAACACTAATGATTAAGTGTATAAATGTTATACGATAAACAAGGCCTTGTTTTATTGACCCGGCGCATAGAATTGCGCTgttcaatgtaaacaaatatagactACGATGCACGTTGGCgctaaaacaaaacgaacttgaaTTATAGCTTAAtaatttatagaaaataatttactGGCAATATCGTAATCCCGGATtctcaaacatatggttattttgacactcatagagaggaaacccgctacatgtttcgattagtagcaaggaatctttttatatgcaccatcccatagacaggatagtacataccatgacgtttgatataccagtcgtggtgcactggatggaacgagaaatagcccaatgggcccatcgacggggatcgatcccagaccgaccgcacaacATGAGACGAGCGCtttaaccactgcgctacgtcccgcccccgataTAATGAAGTTTGATTGTAGCACATATAGAACAGGTTTTGCTGCCTACTGGAAATAAAAGATTGTGAGCCAGCTATGACGAAACAGCTTCAAGACATCATCTCACACGCTTTACCGTTTACCTTCAAATTACTTGTGAGCGAGATTGTGCATGTCCTGTTGTTTGCTTCAAATAAACTTCGCTTAATATTATAAAGAAAACTGTTTAACATCCATCCTTACACTGCTGCTTTATTGTTTACCATCAAAGGAACTCTGTTTCACATTAATGGCCATGCCTTACTGGTTACGTCAAATAAGCCAGACTTAACATTGTCTCATTCCTGACTGTTTAACTGGAAAcgaattacatttttgttttcattctttATTGACTTTGAGCTAAAAATTCCATCAGTtacaagaagaaaatatataaatatataaatatacaaatacatgtatacttctCTTCCGTGTCTATATCTTTCTGTAATCTGTACTTGTCCCAAATCTATGACATGGAAACCTTTGTGCTGAACTTAAATCTTTGATATAGAAACCTGTACGCTGAACTCAAACCTATGATATTAAAACCTGTACGCAGAACCGAAATCTATGATATAGAAACCTGTATGCTGAAATCAAATCTGTGACATAAAAACCTGTACAGTTAACTCAAATCTATGACATAGAAACTTGTATGCTGAACTCAAATCTGTGACATAGAAACCTGTACGCTGAGCTCAAATCTGTGACATAGAAACCTGTACGCTGAACTCAAATCTGAGACATAGAAACCTGTACAGTGAACTAAAATCTAAGACATAGAAACCTGTACATTGAACTAAAATCTATGACATAGAAACCTGTACAGTGAACCAAAATCTATGACATAGAAACCTGTATGCTGAACTCAAATCTATGACATAGAAACCTGTATGCTGAACTCAAATCTGTGACATAGAAGCCTGTACAGTGAACTCAAATCTATGACATAGAAACCTGTATGCTGAACTCAAATCTGTGACATAGAAACCTGTATGCTGAACTCAAATTTATGACATAGAAACCTGTACGCAGAACTCAAATCTGTGACATATAAACATGTACGCTGAATTCAAATGTGTGACATAGAAACCTGTACGCTGAACTCAAATCTATGACATAGAAACCTGTATGCTGAACTCAAATCTATGACATAGAAACCTGTATGCTGAACTCAAATTTGTGACATAGAAACCTGTATGCTGAACTTAAATCTGTGACATAGAAACCTGTACAGTGAACTAAAATTTATGACATAGAAACCTGTATGCTGAACTCAAATCTATGACATAGAAGCCTGTATGTTGAACTCAAATCTATGACATAGAAACCTGTACGCAGAACTCAAATCTGTGACATATAAACCTGTACGCTGAATTCAAATCTGTGACATAAAAACCTGTACAGTGAACTAAAATCTATGACATAGAAACCTGTACAGTGAACTAAAATCTGTGACATAGAAACCTATATGCTGAACTCAAATCTATGATATAGAACCTGTATGCTGAACTCT
Proteins encoded in this region:
- the LOC121373570 gene encoding MAP7 domain-containing protein 1-like, with the translated sequence MLFLTSVTLCELGNYLVMQAQVKLPPKRGRAYRCLKGDDFVGERGKVISHIYKMHLPLDQSPYFCTLCTFRCMKLEQLATHVSAYKDHIDRVRRAEESGEEVDEAIHLKESTCPYIVADGLDMERLSADESNSLWQQRAGQRFKNNTVSKAVQPLPAPQPVTAICVPTAAPVTTTTSEPSATEVTVVEAMPDNLSLWSFLNSPAEIQEPPSAIIPPAVEETQKRHSRSQSRSRSRSRSRSPESSASSDSCRDQMVKLTQAVVEIVRDNREQMIIFAKAIDDLTAAIRQQNELVKEEREERRERERRETERERREMERQRRETERERRVTEKERENRETGVRELNGRRDWGKENRERDIDDRRHWRHERPQRT